The following proteins come from a genomic window of Drosophila sulfurigaster albostrigata strain 15112-1811.04 chromosome X, ASM2355843v2, whole genome shotgun sequence:
- the LOC133848775 gene encoding uncharacterized protein LOC133848775, producing MGAKRSAILGIGIGQGQNQQHLPSYNPIVNNTHQQQHQQQHHLHLSSSNNKNNYNYKMAHFKIVAFFVCAVVLFVLSTKSAEAAIARVKFSNPSYPGKCVLNSNVIMSPGQTGKAPDHLCAGVTCLENGYVEFRTCQAKAPPKGCKQRDFVNTNRNYPECCERSYDCTKHI from the exons ATGGGCGCGAAAAGGAGCGCAATATTGGGGATTGGGATTGGACAAGGTCAA AATCAACAGCACTTGCCGTCCTACAATCCAATTGTGAACAACacacaccaacagcagcatcagcagcagcatcacctTCACCTCAGCAGCAgtaataacaagaacaactacaactacaaaatgGCGCACTTCAAAATTGTCGCTTTCTTCGTTTGCGCTGTCGTTCTCTTCGTGCTCAGCACGAAGTCTGCCGAAGCGGCCATTGCACGCGTCAAGTTTAGCAATCCTT CGTATCCCGGCAAATGTGTGCTCAACTCGAACGTGATTATGTCGCCTGGACAAACTGGCAAGGCACCCGATCATCTGTGCGCCGGCGTCACTTGCTTGGAGAACGGTTATGTGGAATTCCGCACTTGCCAGGCAAAGGCACCGCCAAAGGGCTGCAAGCAGCGCGATTTTGTGAACACGAACCGTAACTATCCCGAATGCTGTGAACGCTCGTATGATTGCACCAAGCACATTTAA